One Deltaproteobacteria bacterium DNA window includes the following coding sequences:
- a CDS encoding SCO family protein produces MDAAPSLGTQPSSSGPGATPRRWYAHPWLWLVLLALAAAYPLARVLHRRLTPPPPVLASLPAFQFLDQQGRRQGTAELRGTVWIANFIFTRCPTICPALTKRMAELQQATRSHGEKLKLVSISVDPEFDQPKVLAEYAARFAADGRRWFFLTGPLEQIKGTVVQGFKVGLERKKPGSDPADLFHGSHFVLVDRASRIRGYYQATDNAPYDALLRDAERLLDE; encoded by the coding sequence ATGGACGCCGCACCTTCGCTGGGCACGCAGCCCTCGTCTTCCGGACCCGGAGCCACGCCGCGGCGGTGGTACGCGCACCCGTGGCTCTGGCTGGTCCTGCTCGCGCTCGCCGCCGCGTATCCGCTGGCGCGCGTCCTCCACCGTCGCCTCACGCCGCCGCCCCCGGTCCTGGCCAGCCTGCCGGCCTTCCAGTTCCTCGACCAGCAGGGTCGGCGTCAGGGCACGGCGGAGCTGCGCGGCACGGTCTGGATCGCGAACTTCATCTTCACGCGCTGTCCGACGATCTGCCCGGCGCTCACGAAGCGAATGGCCGAGCTGCAGCAGGCCACGCGCTCTCACGGCGAAAAGCTCAAGCTGGTGTCGATCAGCGTGGACCCGGAGTTCGACCAGCCCAAGGTGCTGGCCGAGTACGCCGCCCGCTTCGCTGCCGACGGCCGTCGGTGGTTCTTCCTCACGGGGCCCCTCGAGCAGATCAAGGGGACGGTGGTGCAGGGCTTCAAGGTCGGGCTCGAGCGCAAGAAGCCGGGGAGCGACCCGGCCGACCTCTTCCACGGCTCGCACTTCGTGCTCGTGGACCGCGCGAGCCGCATCCGGGGCTACTATCAGGCGACCGACAACGCGCCCTACGACGCGCTGCTGCGGGACGCGGAGCGGCTGCTGGACGAGTAG
- a CDS encoding DUF420 domain-containing protein produces the protein MTWVAALPPLNAFFNALSVVFILAGFFAVRSRKLALHRALMGGAFVSSCIFLGGYLVNLALAGHQRFVGHPGLRKVYLAILSSHTLLAVVALPLVLYTFYVALRDQRDRHRRVVRFTLPIWLYVSATGVVIYVFVHHLSTR, from the coding sequence ATGACCTGGGTTGCAGCCCTTCCCCCGCTGAACGCCTTCTTCAACGCCCTGAGTGTGGTCTTCATCCTGGCGGGCTTCTTCGCCGTGCGGAGTCGGAAGCTCGCGCTCCACCGCGCGCTCATGGGCGGGGCCTTCGTCTCGTCGTGCATCTTTCTGGGCGGCTATCTGGTGAACCTGGCGCTGGCCGGGCACCAGCGCTTCGTCGGCCATCCCGGCCTGCGCAAGGTCTACCTGGCGATCCTCTCCTCGCACACGCTCCTGGCCGTGGTGGCGCTGCCGCTCGTGCTCTACACCTTCTACGTGGCGCTCCGGGACCAGCGGGACCGCCACCGCCGCGTGGTCCGCTTCACGCTCCCCATCTGGCTCTACGTCTCGGCCACCGGGGTCGTGATCTACGTCTTCGTGCACCACCTCTCGACTCGCTGA
- a CDS encoding aspartate ammonia-lyase — MVRLSAGGARPPKKRYYGPETAKALENFRITGQRVPLDMIRSVAEVKAAAAMTNMRTGRLDRTIGTAIVTAAQEVIAGRHDDQFFTDPIQGGAGTSVNMNVNEVIAARASELVSGRIGDSSVVHPNDHVNMAQSTNDVYPTAARLTAYRRLQSLVSAYELLVAELTTQAGRYANLPKPGRTHLEDAVPIMLGREFKAYAAVLKRDVRYIKEAMRALTSVNLGGTAVGTTLNAEPAYVRNVTKTLAGLTGVPLVRSRDLVDATQNVDSLTRAHAMLKVSASSLIKICNDLRLMNSGPRAGFGELQLPEQQKGSSIMPGKVNPVIAEVMNQIGYQVQGNDVVVNLAAQNGQFELNQMEPVLVHNLLGSVQIMDRGIRALAEKAIRGLKVNDEACLRGARQMLGLATALVPRLGYDRAAYHAKTALRTNRSLLEVVVESGDLPEAEAAKLLSPARMARGGMLD, encoded by the coding sequence ATGGTGCGGCTCTCGGCGGGGGGCGCCCGACCGCCGAAGAAGCGGTACTACGGCCCGGAGACGGCCAAGGCCCTCGAGAACTTCCGCATCACCGGGCAGCGCGTCCCCCTCGACATGATCCGCAGCGTCGCGGAGGTCAAGGCCGCCGCCGCGATGACCAACATGCGCACGGGACGCCTGGACCGGACGATCGGCACGGCCATCGTGACGGCCGCCCAGGAGGTCATCGCCGGCCGCCACGACGACCAGTTCTTCACCGATCCCATCCAGGGCGGGGCAGGGACCTCGGTGAACATGAACGTCAACGAGGTGATCGCGGCGCGCGCCTCGGAGCTGGTGAGCGGGCGCATCGGGGACAGCTCGGTCGTGCATCCGAACGACCACGTCAACATGGCGCAGTCCACGAACGACGTCTATCCGACGGCGGCCCGCCTCACGGCCTACCGGCGCCTCCAGAGCCTCGTTTCGGCCTACGAGCTGCTGGTGGCGGAGCTCACCACGCAGGCGGGACGCTACGCCAACCTGCCCAAGCCCGGCCGGACGCACCTCGAGGACGCGGTGCCCATCATGCTCGGGCGCGAGTTCAAGGCCTACGCCGCGGTGCTCAAGCGGGACGTGCGCTACATCAAGGAGGCCATGCGCGCGCTGACCAGCGTGAACCTGGGCGGCACCGCGGTAGGGACGACCCTCAACGCCGAGCCGGCCTACGTGCGGAACGTGACCAAGACGCTGGCGGGCCTGACGGGCGTGCCTCTCGTGCGGAGCCGCGACCTGGTGGACGCCACGCAAAACGTGGATTCGCTCACGCGCGCCCACGCCATGCTCAAGGTCTCGGCGTCGAGCCTGATCAAGATCTGCAACGACCTGCGCCTGATGAACTCGGGCCCCCGGGCCGGCTTCGGGGAGCTCCAGCTCCCCGAGCAGCAGAAGGGCTCGTCGATCATGCCGGGGAAGGTCAATCCGGTCATCGCCGAGGTCATGAACCAGATCGGCTATCAGGTGCAGGGCAACGACGTGGTCGTGAACCTGGCCGCGCAGAACGGGCAGTTCGAGCTGAACCAGATGGAGCCGGTGCTGGTGCACAACCTGCTCGGCTCGGTGCAGATCATGGATCGCGGGATCCGGGCCCTCGCCGAGAAGGCGATCCGCGGGCTCAAGGTCAACGACGAGGCGTGCCTGCGCGGCGCGCGGCAGATGCTCGGCCTCGCCACGGCTCTGGTGCCTCGCCTGGGCTACGACCGTGCCGCGTACCACGCCAAGACGGCTCTTCGCACCAATCGCTCGCTGCTCGAGGTGGTGGTAGAGAGCGGCGATTTGCCCGAGGCCGAAGCGGCCAAGCTCCTCAGCCCCGCCCGCATGGCGCGCGGGGGCATGCTCGATTGA
- a CDS encoding nitroreductase family protein, giving the protein MRAIRRFALAAVPTLWVVAGALPARGDALDAMEALLKRTSLRVFDPARAVTDGELRQIMQAGWNAPTLDGSQPLEFVVIRNRGVLEELAGHTSYGKWLTKAPVGIAVLVRTAESPQLFRENGAMAVMRMYYKAQELGLGITFQGTANRESMKRSLGVGKNRHLLTVIPVGAPPAGLALKSPPRAPLALTVFQDQLGKAATLFEGTTALARAGRPMRELLDREVDVLSFDGRAVEPDVLRSVFEAMRAAPSSKNRQPWRWVLVRDPETKARIARAAKDRVLAEAPVVAVLAGSYGPPPADFGTQLKKDPHNTVTKRKLVHFFMPHDLGCALANLRLGAESLGLGVRIAPVGTRGENKVRAALSQGGRDSRHGTMILAAVGLGYAQRTTIRPRSELPEQRISYETHGVRGQR; this is encoded by the coding sequence ATGCGAGCTATCAGACGATTCGCCCTCGCGGCTGTCCCGACGCTGTGGGTCGTCGCCGGGGCGCTGCCAGCGCGAGGCGACGCCCTCGACGCGATGGAGGCGCTGCTCAAGCGGACCAGCCTGCGCGTCTTCGATCCGGCGCGCGCGGTCACCGACGGCGAGCTGCGCCAGATCATGCAGGCCGGCTGGAACGCGCCGACCCTCGACGGCAGCCAGCCCCTCGAGTTCGTGGTGATCCGCAATCGCGGAGTCCTCGAGGAGCTCGCGGGGCACACGAGCTACGGCAAGTGGCTGACCAAGGCACCGGTGGGGATCGCGGTGCTGGTCCGCACCGCCGAGTCGCCGCAGCTCTTCCGCGAAAACGGCGCTATGGCCGTGATGCGGATGTACTACAAGGCGCAGGAGCTCGGCCTCGGGATCACCTTCCAGGGGACCGCGAACCGCGAGTCCATGAAGCGCAGCCTCGGCGTGGGAAAGAACCGCCACCTGTTGACGGTCATCCCCGTCGGAGCGCCGCCCGCGGGCCTCGCGCTCAAGAGCCCGCCGCGGGCCCCCCTCGCGCTGACGGTTTTTCAGGACCAGCTCGGCAAGGCTGCCACGCTCTTCGAGGGGACGACGGCTCTGGCGCGCGCCGGGCGCCCGATGCGCGAGCTGCTCGATCGCGAGGTCGACGTGCTCTCGTTCGACGGGCGGGCCGTGGAGCCCGACGTGCTGCGTTCGGTCTTCGAGGCCATGCGTGCCGCGCCGAGCTCGAAGAACCGTCAGCCCTGGCGCTGGGTGCTGGTCCGGGATCCCGAGACCAAGGCGCGCATCGCGCGGGCCGCGAAGGATCGCGTGCTCGCCGAGGCTCCGGTGGTAGCGGTGCTCGCCGGCAGCTACGGGCCGCCCCCCGCGGACTTCGGCACGCAGCTCAAGAAGGACCCGCACAACACGGTGACCAAGCGGAAGCTCGTCCACTTCTTCATGCCCCACGACCTCGGCTGTGCCCTGGCCAATCTTCGGCTCGGGGCGGAGAGCCTGGGGCTCGGCGTGCGGATAGCTCCCGTCGGTACGCGGGGCGAGAACAAGGTGCGCGCGGCGCTGAGCCAGGGTGGGCGGGATAGCCGGCACGGCACGATGATCCTGGCCGCGGTGGGCCTAGGCTACGCGCAGCGGACCACCATCCGGCCGCGCAGCGAGTTGCCCGAGCAGCGCATATCCTACGAGACCCACGGCGTGCGCGGTCAGCGATAG
- a CDS encoding MFS transporter — translation MTDTPAGPPPGLLASLRRVNREIWLLFCASFVSWFGTSLTQMYSEIYVFQLTRSNFYVSLVICAVFGVGVLSSALFMRLHKRLDLAAIVYVSELVSGLLLVGLSQIFSRQLVYVYLAIGCVYLAYGFHKPAMQTLIYDLTADKRLIRQINSYRTVITSVAMALGWIVGPFLFRKISFGGLFLVDGATYLASAVLLFLAVRKRRPGGPAEEPEETPSVQLARQRAADPRTNTLVLVGGHAVVCLVFATVTALEMGTMRSVYGLTDRGIGIFFTLWIVAEGLAGFVAMRFARPGSDLPRMVLGWFVFIASATLYPVAGFVPLAGFFFMFAGVVYSAIEIFAQNYIHQSLRPEHHPRLFAQRHLVSNVVNLAFLPLCGFVADRIGVLPTMFSGMGLALGTAALLALVARRGARPPADVSAS, via the coding sequence GTGACCGACACCCCCGCCGGACCGCCGCCGGGACTGCTGGCCTCCCTTCGCCGCGTCAACCGGGAGATCTGGCTCCTCTTCTGCGCGAGCTTCGTGAGCTGGTTCGGCACGAGCCTCACGCAGATGTACTCCGAGATCTACGTCTTCCAGCTCACGCGATCGAACTTCTACGTCTCGCTGGTGATCTGCGCCGTCTTCGGCGTGGGGGTCCTCTCCTCGGCCCTCTTCATGCGGCTGCACAAGCGCCTGGACCTGGCCGCCATCGTCTACGTGAGCGAGCTCGTGAGCGGATTGCTCCTCGTCGGGCTGTCCCAGATCTTTTCCCGCCAGCTCGTCTACGTCTATCTCGCTATCGGCTGCGTCTATCTGGCCTATGGGTTTCACAAGCCAGCCATGCAGACCCTCATTTACGACCTGACAGCCGACAAGCGACTCATCCGCCAGATAAACTCCTATCGCACGGTGATTACCAGCGTAGCCATGGCGCTCGGCTGGATCGTGGGACCCTTTCTCTTCCGCAAGATCAGCTTCGGCGGGCTCTTCCTGGTGGACGGCGCCACGTATCTCGCCAGCGCCGTGCTGCTCTTTCTGGCCGTGCGAAAGCGCCGGCCCGGCGGCCCCGCGGAGGAGCCCGAGGAGACCCCCAGCGTGCAGCTGGCCCGCCAGCGCGCGGCCGACCCCCGCACGAACACCCTCGTCTTGGTCGGGGGACACGCCGTCGTCTGCCTGGTCTTCGCCACCGTCACGGCCCTCGAGATGGGCACCATGCGCTCGGTCTACGGCCTCACCGACCGCGGCATCGGGATCTTCTTCACGCTCTGGATCGTCGCGGAGGGACTCGCCGGGTTCGTGGCCATGCGCTTCGCGCGTCCGGGCAGCGACTTGCCCCGGATGGTCCTCGGCTGGTTCGTCTTCATCGCCTCGGCGACGCTCTACCCCGTGGCCGGCTTCGTCCCGCTGGCCGGCTTCTTCTTCATGTTCGCGGGCGTCGTGTACTCCGCGATCGAGATCTTCGCCCAGAACTACATCCACCAGTCGCTCCGCCCCGAGCACCATCCGCGTCTCTTCGCGCAGCGCCACCTGGTCTCGAACGTGGTGAACCTGGCCTTTTTGCCCCTCTGCGGCTTCGTGGCCGACCGGATCGGGGTACTGCCCACGATGTTTTCTGGGATGGGGCTCGCCCTCGGGACGGCCGCCCTGCTCGCCCTCGTGGCCCGCCGTGGCGCGCGGCCACCGGCCGACGTCTCTGCTTCGTAG
- a CDS encoding aminotransferase class I/II-fold pyridoxal phosphate-dependent enzyme, with protein MSGSTEDLFIGGALDERRRRIAEICSSSPMFNVVTRRVDRRHLEDASGHWLGDFATQDYLGIDFDPEVLEAAVEATRKYGSVVAWCRLVATVDLFTQAEAEIAKLVGTEAANIFASTTLLNHGVIPALAGKDSVIFLDKAGHATMYEGAKLARDSGSKLVSFPSEDHLALERLLEEHRATPKKLILTDGVYSMTGDYANLPRLAELARRHQALLFVDDAHGFGVVGERPDASHPYGRRGNGLVRYFDLHDPNILYVGCFSKAYGTYGSFIACSTAMRSFLLSQATPHDLGGHGPASAMAALLAGLRINAERGDAIRERLHALTVQALTGLRDLGLEVENSTDFPIISVWLGNSEHMIEASKILYRNHVLLTLAPYPMVRRGDEAFRLTVTPTNTEEQLQALFTGFREVRDYLTRQGLPLRRPAAERP; from the coding sequence ATGTCCGGATCCACAGAAGACCTGTTCATCGGCGGGGCGCTCGACGAGCGGAGGCGCCGCATCGCCGAGATCTGCTCCTCGAGCCCCATGTTCAACGTCGTGACCCGCCGCGTGGACCGGCGGCACCTCGAGGACGCCTCGGGGCACTGGCTGGGCGACTTCGCCACGCAGGACTACTTGGGGATCGACTTCGACCCCGAGGTGCTCGAGGCCGCCGTGGAGGCCACCCGCAAGTACGGCTCCGTCGTCGCCTGGTGCCGGCTCGTCGCCACGGTGGACCTCTTCACCCAGGCGGAGGCGGAGATCGCGAAGCTCGTCGGGACCGAGGCCGCCAACATCTTCGCCTCGACCACGCTGCTGAATCACGGGGTCATCCCGGCCCTCGCGGGCAAGGACAGCGTGATCTTTCTCGACAAGGCGGGGCACGCCACGATGTACGAGGGGGCGAAGCTGGCGCGGGACAGCGGCTCGAAGCTCGTCAGCTTCCCGAGCGAGGACCATCTGGCCCTCGAGCGCCTGCTCGAGGAGCACCGCGCCACGCCGAAGAAGCTGATCCTGACCGACGGCGTCTACAGCATGACCGGCGACTATGCGAACCTCCCGCGGCTCGCCGAGCTCGCCCGACGCCACCAGGCGCTCCTCTTCGTGGACGACGCGCACGGGTTCGGCGTGGTGGGCGAGAGGCCGGACGCCTCGCACCCCTACGGGCGGCGCGGCAACGGCCTCGTGCGGTACTTCGACCTGCACGACCCGAACATCCTCTACGTGGGCTGCTTCTCGAAGGCCTACGGCACCTACGGGTCCTTCATCGCCTGCAGCACCGCCATGCGTTCGTTTCTCCTCTCGCAGGCCACGCCGCACGACCTGGGCGGTCACGGCCCCGCCTCGGCGATGGCGGCTCTCCTCGCCGGGCTGCGCATCAACGCCGAGCGGGGTGACGCGATCCGCGAGCGGCTCCACGCGCTCACGGTGCAGGCGCTCACCGGGCTCCGCGACCTGGGCCTCGAGGTCGAGAACTCGACCGACTTCCCGATCATCTCCGTCTGGCTCGGAAACAGCGAGCACATGATCGAGGCCTCGAAGATCCTCTACCGCAACCACGTGCTCCTGACGCTCGCCCCCTACCCCATGGTGCGCCGGGGCGACGAGGCCTTTCGCCTGACCGTGACGCCCACGAACACCGAGGAGCAGCTTCAAGCGCTCTTCACGGGCTTCCGAGAGGTACGGGACTACCTCACGCGCCAGGGGCTCCCCCTCCGTCGCCCCGCCGCCGAGCGTCCGTGA
- a CDS encoding amino acid adenylation domain-containing protein has product MKYLLHHTLEESFAHAAARTAIDQEGRTITYGALDALSNRVARALLEVRAAHPGQFYVGVSSAVTIHSVASILGVLKAGLAYVPLDVQSPVSRLAEIVDDANLCTLILDPWALPDWAELLGRDRVKDALLMDADERVTVAASSRRVRHWEELETLDGSPLPWQGTLADDLAYVLYTSGSTGVPKGVMLSHRNAKTFVDWMQKEFRVTPEDRIISRSPLNYDLSVFDVFNSLAAGSTLVVKDLRKRVTAGRSSEERHRAYVELMRDRRVTILYTTPSTFITLLDKGGLDGRVPLRLALYAGEPFPPPLLRKLMLAVPGLKVGNIYGPTETNIVTYYWVHEPPATDDPIPIGRECDDTQIVVVDDQGALCPPGELGELWVRGGTVCFGYHGREELTRERQVKSPFHPYPATFWRSGDYGKRLPDGNLVYHGRLDNMVKTRGHRVEVGDVEAAFAGIPGLSQAVVVPKPHPKYGKTIHALVLPEEGAALDPEALMQQIASKLPAYMLPADIRLVTEFPHTSTGKVDRQRLMALLAAEP; this is encoded by the coding sequence ATGAAGTACCTGCTCCACCACACGCTCGAGGAGAGCTTTGCCCACGCCGCCGCGAGGACGGCGATAGACCAGGAAGGAAGGACCATCACCTACGGCGCGCTCGACGCCCTGTCGAACCGCGTCGCCCGCGCCCTCCTCGAGGTTCGGGCCGCGCACCCCGGCCAGTTCTACGTCGGGGTCTCGTCGGCGGTGACGATTCACTCGGTGGCCTCGATCCTCGGGGTGCTCAAGGCGGGGCTGGCCTACGTCCCGCTCGACGTCCAGTCTCCCGTCTCGCGTCTGGCCGAGATCGTGGACGACGCGAACCTCTGCACGCTGATCCTCGACCCGTGGGCGCTCCCCGACTGGGCCGAGCTCCTCGGTCGCGACCGGGTGAAGGACGCGCTCCTGATGGACGCCGACGAGCGCGTCACCGTCGCCGCGTCGTCGCGCCGGGTCCGGCACTGGGAGGAGCTCGAGACGCTCGACGGCTCGCCGCTCCCGTGGCAGGGGACCCTGGCCGACGATCTCGCGTACGTGCTCTACACCTCCGGGTCCACGGGCGTGCCGAAGGGGGTGATGCTGAGTCACCGCAACGCCAAGACCTTCGTCGACTGGATGCAGAAGGAGTTCCGGGTCACCCCCGAGGACCGCATCATCTCGCGCTCGCCGCTCAACTACGACCTCTCCGTCTTCGACGTCTTCAACAGCCTGGCCGCCGGATCGACGCTCGTCGTGAAGGATCTCCGCAAGCGCGTCACGGCGGGAAGGAGCTCCGAGGAGCGCCATCGCGCCTACGTGGAGCTGATGCGCGACCGGCGCGTCACGATCCTCTACACCACCCCTTCGACCTTCATCACCCTCCTCGACAAGGGGGGCCTCGACGGTCGAGTGCCGCTCCGCCTGGCCCTCTACGCGGGAGAGCCCTTTCCGCCGCCGCTCCTGCGCAAGCTCATGCTGGCGGTCCCCGGCCTGAAGGTGGGTAACATCTACGGCCCGACGGAGACCAACATCGTCACCTACTACTGGGTCCACGAGCCGCCGGCCACCGACGACCCGATCCCCATCGGCCGCGAGTGCGACGACACGCAGATCGTCGTGGTCGACGACCAGGGGGCCCTCTGTCCCCCCGGCGAGCTCGGTGAGCTCTGGGTGCGGGGCGGGACGGTCTGCTTCGGCTATCACGGGCGCGAGGAGCTGACGCGCGAGCGGCAGGTGAAGAGCCCCTTCCACCCCTACCCGGCCACCTTCTGGCGCAGCGGGGACTACGGCAAGCGCCTCCCCGACGGGAACCTCGTCTACCACGGGCGACTCGACAACATGGTGAAGACGCGTGGCCACCGCGTGGAGGTGGGCGACGTGGAGGCGGCCTTCGCGGGGATCCCGGGGCTCAGCCAGGCCGTGGTGGTGCCGAAGCCGCACCCGAAGTACGGCAAGACGATCCATGCCCTCGTCCTCCCCGAGGAAGGGGCCGCCCTGGACCCCGAGGCGCTCATGCAGCAGATCGCCTCCAAGCTCCCGGCGTACATGCTGCCGGCCGACATCCGCCTGGTGACGGAGTTCCCGCACACCTCCACGGGGAAGGTGGACCGCCAGCGCCTGATGGCCCTGCTCGCCGCCGAACCCTGA
- a CDS encoding aminotransferase class I/II-fold pyridoxal phosphate-dependent enzyme, with protein MKTLVESVIDLNLRSQRASIHEVLQRSRMFDADAVEIKGRMIKIDDHWVADFASCNYLGYDLDEEIMDAIPPALRRWGIHPSWCRLVASPHLYQECEDKLAALTGAPDFLILPTVTLIHVGVIPALMEKEGVMFLDKSAHMTMYEAAKMARDSGCKLVSFVQNDYARLEELLATHRAAPRKLILVDGVYSMTGEYPDLPRLSALAKKYEAMIYVDDAHGWGVVGEKPDAEMPYGHRGNGIVAHYGMRYEEDNIIYVTGFSKAYSSLAAGIACSKSFKAFIKAYATPYDLSGPCPTASLASLYAGFAVNEVRGEQYRKNLYQVTKRAVDGLKELGFHVNNDNYFPIICVWAGETERLIAASKILFDAGVLLTLGPYPMVPKGQEELRITLTAANTMEEVEKYLLAGFRKVRDYLVEQKAPLKPEGVA; from the coding sequence ATGAAAACCCTCGTTGAGTCGGTGATCGACCTGAACCTGCGGTCGCAGCGCGCGAGCATCCACGAGGTGCTCCAGCGCAGCCGGATGTTCGACGCGGACGCCGTCGAGATCAAGGGACGCATGATCAAGATCGACGACCACTGGGTCGCCGACTTCGCCTCGTGCAACTACCTCGGCTACGACCTCGACGAGGAGATCATGGACGCCATCCCGCCGGCGCTGCGTCGATGGGGGATCCACCCCAGCTGGTGCCGCCTGGTCGCGAGCCCCCACCTCTACCAGGAGTGCGAGGACAAGCTGGCCGCGCTCACCGGCGCCCCCGACTTCCTCATCCTGCCCACGGTGACCCTGATCCACGTGGGCGTGATCCCCGCGCTGATGGAGAAGGAAGGGGTGATGTTCCTCGACAAGTCGGCGCACATGACGATGTACGAGGCGGCCAAGATGGCCAGAGACAGCGGCTGCAAGCTGGTGAGCTTCGTCCAGAACGACTACGCCCGACTCGAGGAGCTCCTCGCCACGCACCGCGCCGCGCCGCGCAAGCTGATCCTGGTGGACGGCGTATACAGCATGACGGGCGAGTACCCCGACCTGCCCCGCCTCTCCGCGCTGGCCAAGAAATACGAGGCCATGATCTACGTCGACGACGCCCACGGCTGGGGGGTGGTGGGGGAGAAGCCCGACGCGGAGATGCCGTACGGGCACCGCGGCAACGGCATCGTGGCGCACTACGGGATGCGCTACGAAGAAGACAACATCATCTACGTGACGGGGTTCTCGAAGGCCTACTCCTCGCTCGCGGCGGGCATCGCCTGCAGCAAGAGCTTCAAGGCCTTCATCAAGGCCTACGCGACCCCCTACGACCTCTCGGGTCCCTGCCCCACCGCGTCGCTCGCCAGCCTCTACGCCGGCTTTGCGGTCAACGAGGTGCGCGGGGAGCAGTACCGCAAGAACCTCTACCAGGTGACCAAGCGCGCCGTCGACGGGCTGAAGGAGCTCGGTTTCCACGTCAACAACGACAACTACTTCCCGATCATCTGCGTCTGGGCCGGAGAGACCGAGCGCCTCATCGCGGCATCCAAGATCCTCTTCGACGCGGGGGTGCTGCTCACCCTCGGGCCCTACCCCATGGTCCCCAAGGGGCAGGAGGAGCTCCGGATCACGCTCACGGCGGCCAACACGATGGAGGAGGTCGAGAAGTACCTGCTCGCGGGCTTCCGCAAGGTGCGCGACTACCTGGTCGAGCAGAAGGCGCCGCTCAAGCCCGAGGGTGTCGCCTGA
- a CDS encoding cytochrome c, whose product MRDAHRRPFALRLTILTAASLLGLGCRGDLSAEPPVHLNPNMDNQSRFDPQEPNPFFEDQRAMRPPVPGTVAIGELRENDHLHEGKVAGQFAPVLPMRLTRALLERGQDRFNIYCAPCHGMAGDGNGMVAIRGTKVGMVKVPTFHDARLRAFPVGQLYDVATNGVRTMPAYRAQIPTQERWAIAAYVRALQSSHHAPLADVPAEVVQQKGWTAPAGGAGGAPEEGKR is encoded by the coding sequence ATGCGCGACGCCCACAGACGACCTTTCGCTCTACGGCTGACCATCCTCACGGCAGCGAGCCTCCTCGGGCTCGGCTGCCGCGGCGATCTCTCCGCCGAGCCCCCCGTCCATTTGAACCCCAACATGGACAACCAGAGCCGCTTCGACCCGCAGGAGCCGAACCCGTTCTTCGAGGACCAGCGCGCCATGCGGCCGCCGGTACCGGGGACCGTGGCCATCGGCGAGCTGCGGGAGAACGACCACCTCCACGAGGGAAAGGTCGCGGGCCAGTTCGCACCGGTGCTCCCGATGCGGCTCACGCGCGCCCTCCTCGAGCGGGGACAGGACCGCTTCAACATCTACTGCGCGCCTTGCCACGGCATGGCCGGGGACGGCAACGGCATGGTGGCCATCCGGGGCACCAAGGTCGGGATGGTGAAGGTCCCGACCTTCCACGACGCGCGCCTGCGAGCCTTCCCCGTCGGCCAGCTCTACGACGTGGCGACGAACGGCGTCCGCACCATGCCCGCCTACCGGGCCCAGATCCCCACGCAGGAGCGCTGGGCCATCGCGGCGTACGTGCGAGCCCTGCAGTCAAGCCATCACGCGCCCCTGGCCGACGTCCCGGCCGAGGTGGTCCAGCAGAAGGGCTGGACCGCGCCCGCAGGCGGCGCCGGCGGTGCCCCCGAGGAGGGCAAGCGATGA
- a CDS encoding DUF3341 domain-containing protein, translated as MTAQAPTSKTFGVLAEFETPAAIYHAAESVRDAGYTRWDVHTPFPVHGMDKAMGLKQSKLPWVVLVMGLTGAGGALLLQWWISAVDYPVVIGGKPFFSWQAFVPIMFELMVLFSALGAVFGMFGFNKLPRFHHPLFSSARFERVTDDKFFLSIEADDPKYREEQTTQLLQKLGASHVELVQD; from the coding sequence ATGACGGCCCAGGCTCCCACCTCCAAGACCTTCGGTGTGCTGGCCGAGTTCGAGACGCCGGCGGCGATCTACCACGCCGCCGAGAGCGTCCGCGACGCGGGCTATACGCGCTGGGACGTGCACACCCCCTTCCCCGTGCACGGCATGGACAAGGCCATGGGGCTGAAGCAGTCCAAGCTCCCCTGGGTCGTGCTCGTCATGGGGCTCACGGGGGCCGGCGGCGCGCTGCTCCTGCAGTGGTGGATCAGCGCCGTCGACTATCCGGTGGTCATCGGCGGCAAGCCCTTCTTCAGCTGGCAGGCCTTCGTGCCGATCATGTTCGAGCTGATGGTGCTCTTCTCGGCCCTCGGCGCGGTCTTCGGCATGTTCGGCTTCAACAAGCTGCCGCGGTTTCACCACCCGCTCTTCTCCTCCGCGCGCTTCGAGCGCGTGACCGACGACAAGTTCTTCCTCTCCATCGAGGCCGACGACCCGAAGTACCGCGAGGAGCAGACCACGCAGCTCCTGCAAAAACTCGGGGCGAGCCACGTGGAGCTGGTGCAGGACTAG